A genomic window from Herbiconiux aconitum includes:
- a CDS encoding metal-sensitive transcriptional regulator: METDAPPGDHAPAEHEHASHGYITNKDDYLKRLRRIEGQARGLQNMVADEKYCIDILTQVSAMTSALESVALGLLNDHLNHCVVEAVAEGGDVAQAKLKEASDAIARLVRS; encoded by the coding sequence ATGGAAACGGATGCACCCCCCGGCGACCACGCGCCCGCCGAGCACGAGCACGCCTCGCACGGCTACATCACGAACAAGGACGACTACCTCAAACGTTTGCGCCGCATCGAAGGCCAGGCGCGGGGCCTGCAGAACATGGTGGCCGACGAGAAGTACTGCATCGACATCCTGACGCAGGTCTCGGCGATGACGAGCGCCCTCGAATCCGTGGCGCTCGGACTGCTGAACGACCACCTCAACCACTGCGTCGTCGAGGCAGTGGCCGAGGGCGGCGATGTCGCGCAGGCGAAGCTCAAAGAGGCGTCGGATGCGATCGCGCGGCTGGTGCGGTCGTAG
- a CDS encoding DNA alkylation repair protein — translation MDAEQQAGAVVEALAAVADAGDAEFLGGFFKTGPGQYGEGDVFIGVRVPATRKVAKAFPGIDPAAIDILLDSPVHEHRLAALFLLRARFDRARASRTADPSIEAAAVEQYLAAVRRGRVNNWDLVDSSADQILGQWLLDKPRDLLFEFVRSDVLWERRVGVLATFAFIRGGDASTTLQIAPLLLDDRHDLMHKAVGWMLREVGKRVDRLLLTGFLDEYAARMPRTMLSYACEHLTPEERAQYRALR, via the coding sequence GTGGATGCGGAGCAGCAAGCGGGAGCCGTGGTCGAAGCGCTCGCGGCGGTCGCCGACGCGGGGGATGCCGAGTTCCTGGGCGGGTTCTTCAAGACCGGGCCGGGGCAGTACGGCGAGGGCGACGTGTTCATCGGAGTGCGCGTGCCCGCGACCCGAAAGGTGGCGAAGGCCTTCCCGGGCATCGATCCGGCGGCCATCGACATCCTGCTCGACAGCCCCGTGCACGAGCACCGGCTGGCCGCGCTCTTTCTGCTGCGCGCCCGCTTCGACCGGGCCCGCGCATCCCGCACGGCCGATCCGTCGATCGAAGCCGCCGCCGTCGAGCAGTATCTCGCGGCCGTGCGACGCGGGCGGGTCAACAACTGGGATCTCGTCGACTCCTCGGCCGACCAGATCCTCGGCCAGTGGCTGCTCGACAAACCACGCGACCTGCTCTTCGAGTTCGTGCGCAGCGACGTGCTCTGGGAACGACGGGTGGGAGTGCTCGCGACCTTCGCGTTCATCCGGGGCGGCGACGCCTCGACCACGCTCCAGATCGCACCCCTCCTGCTCGACGATCGGCACGACCTGATGCACAAGGCGGTGGGCTGGATGCTCCGCGAGGTCGGCAAACGCGTCGATCGGTTGCTGCTCACCGGCTTTCTCGACGAGTACGCCGCACGCATGCCGCGCACCATGCTCAGCTACGCCTGCGAGCACCTCACCCCGGAGGAGCGGGCGCAGTACCGAGCGCTCCGCTGA
- a CDS encoding DedA family protein gives MSAGVSVSVGTRESGGGSGLGAVGDWVVGLMETFGAAGAGLAVFAENLFPPIPSEVILPLAGFTASRGELDLVAAIVFTTLGSLLGAFTLYGLGAWLGRDRMRRLARRIPLVDVQDVDRTEDWFTRHGSKAIFFGRLVPIFRSFISIPAGIERMPLLKFGLLTVAGSLIWNTTLILAGYFLGEQWHVVEEYAGILQWVVIAAVVAAVAWFAFSRIRKHRAGVR, from the coding sequence ATGAGCGCAGGGGTGAGCGTCAGTGTCGGCACGCGCGAAAGCGGCGGCGGAAGTGGTTTGGGGGCGGTCGGCGACTGGGTGGTGGGCCTGATGGAGACGTTCGGTGCCGCTGGCGCCGGTCTCGCGGTCTTCGCCGAGAACCTGTTTCCGCCGATCCCGAGCGAAGTGATCCTGCCGCTCGCCGGATTCACCGCCAGCCGGGGCGAACTCGACCTCGTGGCCGCCATCGTGTTCACCACGCTCGGGTCACTCCTCGGCGCGTTCACTCTCTACGGCTTGGGCGCCTGGCTCGGCCGAGACCGGATGCGCCGACTGGCCCGCCGCATTCCACTCGTCGACGTGCAAGACGTCGACCGCACCGAAGACTGGTTCACCCGACACGGAAGCAAGGCGATTTTCTTCGGCCGATTGGTGCCCATCTTCCGCAGCTTCATCTCGATCCCAGCCGGCATCGAACGGATGCCACTCCTGAAGTTCGGGCTGTTGACAGTGGCCGGGAGCCTCATCTGGAACACCACGTTGATTCTCGCGGGCTACTTCCTCGGCGAGCAGTGGCACGTCGTGGAAGAGTACGCGGGCATCCTGCAGTGGGTCGTCATCGCCGCCGTGGTGGCCGCAGTCGCCTGGTTCGCGTTCTCCCGCATCCGCAAGCACCGAGCCGGCGTCCGCTGA
- a CDS encoding cell wall-binding repeat-containing protein, producing MLDSIKAAVPAATVERVEGADRYAVSRALLIGDLARDDSPTLYVANGGNFPDALSSTAAATHLDSATLLVNGSAASLSAAEMAIIGRFAGAGKSVKIAGGPNSVSTGIETQIRTVATVQRLGGADRYEVSQAIVRDAFTGPTSRLVYLASGATFPDALAGGVGAGLNDAPVLLVHPDCVPQPVVDLIAGGTTRKVTLYGGPLTLNGEVEKLTACR from the coding sequence GTGCTGGATTCGATCAAGGCCGCCGTGCCTGCGGCGACCGTCGAGCGGGTCGAGGGCGCAGACCGATACGCCGTCTCTCGTGCCCTGCTCATCGGTGATCTTGCCCGAGACGACTCTCCGACCCTTTACGTCGCGAACGGTGGCAACTTCCCCGATGCGCTGTCGAGCACGGCGGCGGCCACACACCTCGATTCCGCGACGTTGCTGGTCAACGGATCGGCCGCGAGTCTGTCGGCCGCGGAGATGGCGATAATCGGCAGGTTCGCGGGCGCGGGCAAGTCGGTGAAGATCGCGGGCGGGCCCAATTCGGTCAGCACAGGCATCGAGACGCAGATCCGAACCGTAGCCACCGTGCAGCGCCTCGGCGGTGCAGACCGCTACGAGGTCTCGCAAGCGATCGTGCGCGACGCGTTCACCGGGCCCACGTCGCGGTTGGTCTACCTGGCCAGTGGCGCGACGTTCCCCGATGCTCTGGCCGGTGGTGTCGGTGCCGGGCTGAACGACGCGCCGGTGCTCCTCGTGCATCCCGACTGCGTGCCTCAGCCTGTGGTCGACCTGATCGCGGGCGGCACCACCCGGAAGGTCACCCTCTACGGGGGGCCGCTCACCCTGAACGGCGAGGTCGAGAAGCTGACGGCCTGCCGCTGA
- a CDS encoding cell wall-binding repeat-containing protein — MRHPRFIVGVCAFGAVLAIVAGVPFGAGSIAHASSPEAVIEPLNAGSRVAEFDSTGANPIDVVAGADGSVWVALFTSKKVVQLDKAGNPMRSVALAESPSSLATDGAGGVWATELSGNAIAHVTAAATPAEFLIPTPFSYPASVYDSGDLVFFAESTKHLGRLNELTGHIDELAFTGTTSPVVVTGIGNQVWVVDDRGDTWALDQNGENPVAVNLRGVKDLQLTGLDAGTVRGLTTTNEGVFEFSRSATDLQSARVVGDRTEITGVAALNGATWFADAGTNTIGWVTASEQAEYAVPKADSGLSGMTVTEGRYIWSAERWSGKVVRIDTQAPDVERVGGADRYELAANISKASDYSGGDNTVFVVSGETFADALSAGPIAAAHTAPVLLTARATLPGSTKSELMRLTPRRVIIVAGPASVS, encoded by the coding sequence ATGCGGCATCCGCGTTTCATTGTCGGCGTCTGCGCTTTCGGGGCGGTGCTCGCCATCGTCGCCGGAGTGCCCTTCGGTGCGGGGTCGATCGCACATGCGTCCTCTCCTGAAGCCGTCATCGAACCGCTGAATGCGGGATCGAGGGTGGCGGAGTTCGATTCGACGGGCGCAAATCCCATCGACGTGGTCGCGGGCGCCGATGGTTCGGTCTGGGTCGCCCTTTTCACGTCGAAGAAGGTCGTGCAACTCGACAAGGCGGGAAATCCGATGCGTTCCGTCGCGCTCGCGGAGTCGCCTTCGAGCCTTGCCACAGACGGAGCCGGAGGCGTGTGGGCGACCGAACTGAGCGGCAACGCGATCGCTCATGTGACCGCTGCGGCGACACCGGCAGAGTTTCTCATCCCGACGCCCTTCTCCTATCCGGCCTCGGTCTACGACAGCGGAGATCTCGTCTTCTTCGCCGAATCCACGAAGCACCTCGGCCGGTTGAACGAACTCACCGGGCACATCGACGAACTCGCCTTCACCGGGACCACCTCACCGGTGGTGGTGACTGGCATCGGCAACCAGGTATGGGTCGTCGACGACAGGGGCGATACCTGGGCGCTCGACCAGAACGGTGAGAACCCGGTGGCCGTCAACCTGCGAGGAGTGAAAGACCTCCAACTCACCGGTCTTGACGCAGGAACCGTTCGAGGGCTCACGACGACGAACGAGGGTGTCTTCGAATTCTCCCGATCGGCGACAGACCTGCAGAGCGCGAGGGTCGTCGGTGATCGGACGGAGATCACCGGGGTCGCCGCGCTGAACGGCGCCACATGGTTCGCCGACGCCGGGACGAACACGATCGGCTGGGTCACGGCGTCGGAGCAGGCGGAGTACGCGGTACCGAAAGCAGACAGCGGATTGTCCGGCATGACGGTCACCGAGGGGCGCTACATCTGGTCCGCCGAACGGTGGTCGGGCAAAGTGGTTCGGATCGACACCCAGGCTCCGGATGTCGAACGTGTCGGCGGCGCGGATCGGTACGAGCTCGCCGCCAACATCTCCAAGGCGAGTGACTACAGCGGGGGCGACAACACCGTCTTCGTGGTCAGCGGCGAGACCTTTGCTGATGCGTTGAGCGCGGGGCCGATCGCCGCTGCGCACACGGCGCCCGTGTTGTTGACCGCCCGAGCGACCTTGCCCGGAAGCACCAAGAGCGAGCTCATGCGGTTGACTCCGCGGCGGGTGATCATCGTCGCTGGGCCGGCGTCGGTGTCGTAG
- a CDS encoding ATP-dependent Clp protease ATP-binding subunit encodes MANQPNQNGEEQKSALEQYGVNLTEIAASGKLDPVIGRDAEIRRVSQVLTRRTKNNPVLIGEPGVGKTAVVEGLAQRIVAGDVAESLKGKQLVSLDLAALVAGAKYRGEFEERLKAVLKEINDADGQIITFIDELHTLMGAGGGEGSVAASNMLKPMLARGELRLIGATTLDEYREFVEKDAAMERRFQQVFVGEPSVEDTVAILRGLKERYEAHHKVAIADSALIAAASLSNRYIPGRQLPDKAIDLIDEAASRLRMEIDSAPVEIDELRRGVDRLRLEELALKKEKDDASKERLAALRETLRTRTATLAELQERWDRERAALNRVGELKEKLDRARMQAERAQREGDLERASRLLYGEIPVLERTLAEAERDEESEEQGERMVNDQVTSDDIAAVIAAWTGIPLARLTQGETEKLLNLEAELGKRLIGQKRAVHAVADAVRRSRAGIADADRPTGSFLFLGPTGVGKTELAKALAEFLFDDEKALVRIDMSEYGEKHSVARLLGAPPGYIGYEQGGQLTEAVRRRPYSVILLDEVEKAHSEVFDVLLQVLDDGRLTDGQGRTVDFRNTILILTSNLGSQFLVDPTLSLDEKEAAVQGMVRQAFKPEFVNRLDDIVIFQTLTEEDLAQIVSLYVDRLSRRLAQRRLMLAVTPDARTWLAERGYDPIYGARPLRRLMQHEIDDQLATALLSGAVRDGDTVRVDVAPDGDGLTVGAA; translated from the coding sequence ATGGCCAATCAGCCCAATCAGAACGGCGAGGAGCAGAAGAGCGCCCTCGAGCAGTACGGCGTGAACCTCACCGAGATCGCGGCGAGCGGCAAACTCGACCCTGTGATCGGGCGTGACGCCGAGATCCGGCGGGTCAGCCAGGTGCTGACGCGGCGCACCAAGAACAATCCCGTGCTCATCGGCGAGCCCGGCGTCGGCAAGACTGCCGTGGTCGAGGGTCTCGCCCAGCGGATCGTGGCGGGAGACGTCGCTGAGTCGCTGAAGGGCAAGCAGCTCGTCTCGCTCGACCTGGCGGCGCTGGTTGCGGGGGCGAAGTACCGCGGCGAGTTCGAAGAGCGGCTGAAGGCGGTGCTGAAGGAGATCAACGACGCCGACGGCCAGATCATCACGTTCATCGACGAGCTGCACACCCTGATGGGCGCGGGCGGCGGTGAGGGTTCAGTGGCGGCATCCAACATGCTGAAGCCCATGCTCGCCCGCGGTGAACTGCGGCTGATCGGGGCGACGACGCTCGACGAGTACCGCGAGTTCGTGGAGAAGGATGCCGCGATGGAGCGACGTTTCCAGCAGGTGTTCGTGGGGGAGCCGTCGGTCGAAGACACGGTCGCTATTCTGCGCGGGCTCAAGGAGCGCTACGAGGCGCACCACAAGGTGGCCATCGCCGACTCGGCGCTGATCGCCGCCGCATCGCTGTCGAACCGGTACATCCCGGGTCGACAGCTGCCCGACAAAGCGATCGACCTGATCGACGAGGCCGCGTCTCGGCTCCGGATGGAGATCGACTCGGCGCCCGTCGAGATCGACGAGCTGCGGCGCGGCGTCGACCGCCTCCGTCTGGAGGAGTTGGCGCTGAAGAAGGAGAAGGACGACGCCTCCAAGGAGCGCCTCGCCGCGCTGCGCGAGACTCTTCGCACGCGCACGGCGACTCTGGCCGAGTTGCAGGAGCGCTGGGATCGCGAGCGCGCCGCCCTCAACCGCGTGGGCGAACTGAAGGAGAAGCTCGACCGGGCACGCATGCAGGCCGAGCGCGCGCAGCGTGAGGGCGACCTCGAGCGGGCCTCCCGGCTGCTCTACGGCGAGATCCCGGTGCTCGAGCGCACGCTGGCCGAGGCCGAGCGCGACGAGGAGTCGGAGGAGCAGGGCGAACGGATGGTCAACGACCAGGTCACGAGCGACGACATCGCCGCCGTGATCGCCGCCTGGACCGGCATCCCGCTTGCCCGGCTCACCCAGGGAGAGACCGAGAAGCTGCTGAACCTCGAGGCAGAGCTCGGAAAGCGGCTGATCGGCCAGAAGCGGGCCGTGCACGCGGTGGCGGATGCGGTGCGCCGCTCGCGCGCGGGCATCGCCGACGCGGATCGGCCCACCGGGTCGTTCCTCTTCCTCGGCCCGACCGGCGTGGGCAAGACCGAGCTCGCGAAGGCGCTCGCGGAGTTCCTGTTCGACGACGAGAAGGCGCTGGTGCGCATCGACATGTCGGAGTACGGCGAGAAGCACTCGGTGGCCCGGCTGCTCGGTGCCCCTCCCGGCTACATCGGCTATGAGCAGGGTGGTCAGCTCACCGAGGCGGTGCGGCGGCGGCCCTACTCGGTGATCCTCCTCGACGAGGTCGAGAAAGCGCACTCGGAGGTCTTCGACGTGCTGCTGCAGGTGCTCGACGACGGGCGGCTGACCGACGGGCAGGGTCGCACGGTCGACTTCCGCAATACCATCCTCATCCTCACGTCGAACCTCGGGTCGCAGTTCTTGGTCGACCCGACGTTGTCGCTGGACGAGAAGGAGGCGGCCGTGCAGGGCATGGTTCGCCAGGCCTTCAAGCCCGAGTTCGTGAACCGGCTCGACGACATCGTGATTTTCCAGACCCTCACCGAAGAAGATCTGGCCCAGATCGTCTCGCTCTACGTCGACCGCCTCTCGCGCCGCCTCGCGCAGCGGCGTCTGATGCTCGCGGTGACACCGGATGCGCGCACCTGGCTTGCTGAGCGCGGCTACGACCCGATCTACGGTGCGCGGCCGCTGCGGCGCCTGATGCAGCACGAGATCGACGACCAACTCGCGACCGCCCTGCTCTCGGGTGCCGTGCGCGACGGCGACACGGTGCGTGTCGATGTGGCGCCCGACGGTGACGGGTTGACGGTGGGGGCGGCGTAG
- the mptB gene encoding polyprenol phosphomannose-dependent alpha 1,6 mannosyltransferase MptB codes for MHVLSPRVRLLLGVIGSVSIAIGSLGVGWLGPASVLRSWAVFELLRNSRGAATLSGLLVVVGALLLLAAWVSLGVSLLERRSSRGSTLPASAEAPRESDASRTSMQVREVAIAATAWSIPLLFTLPLFSRDMFAYVGQGRLMAAGLNPYTTGMADLPGWFGLGVDPLWADTQTPYGPVFVWLEKIVVMSTDALPPEVAIGAFRFLAVVGLAMLAFYAWRIARLRGLNQAGVLWIVAASPLVLMNFVVAGHNDSLMLGFIVAGVYYALKDRPLLGTVFVALAIGVKPIALIALPIIGLIWAGSNVGWAAIIRRWSAVAAVGIGGVVLLGWGIGVGVGWIGALATPVTISSWYAPANILGISIGGLANGLGLSGDAAQVAVKMVLLAAGCAAAVYLLVTKRRADPLWLLGSCFAVIVIASPVIHPWYGLWMLTLLALIGVDRLWRIRTVLYATAFFMLIGLAEPMDLIPRLEPDTMIPVAVIGTAIIGVAAVLISAEMVTRRTVAVRGLRVPSISN; via the coding sequence GTGCATGTCCTTTCTCCACGCGTGCGTCTGCTGCTCGGAGTCATCGGTTCCGTGAGCATCGCCATCGGGTCGTTGGGCGTCGGCTGGCTCGGACCAGCGTCTGTGCTCCGGAGCTGGGCCGTGTTCGAATTGCTGCGCAACTCACGCGGCGCGGCCACCCTGAGCGGACTGCTCGTCGTGGTCGGCGCGTTGCTGCTGCTCGCCGCCTGGGTGTCCCTCGGCGTCTCCCTGCTCGAACGACGGTCCTCGCGCGGCAGCACCCTTCCGGCGTCGGCGGAAGCACCGCGCGAATCGGATGCGAGCCGCACCTCGATGCAGGTTCGCGAGGTCGCGATCGCGGCGACCGCGTGGAGCATCCCGCTCCTGTTCACCCTCCCCCTGTTCAGCCGCGACATGTTCGCCTATGTCGGCCAAGGCCGGCTGATGGCGGCAGGTCTCAACCCCTACACCACCGGCATGGCCGACCTCCCCGGCTGGTTCGGCCTCGGTGTCGACCCGCTCTGGGCCGACACCCAGACCCCCTACGGACCGGTCTTCGTCTGGCTCGAGAAGATCGTCGTGATGTCGACGGATGCTCTTCCTCCCGAGGTCGCGATCGGCGCCTTCCGCTTCCTGGCCGTCGTGGGCCTCGCGATGCTGGCGTTCTACGCCTGGCGGATCGCGCGGCTCCGAGGGCTCAACCAGGCCGGCGTGCTCTGGATCGTGGCCGCCAGCCCGCTCGTGCTCATGAACTTCGTGGTGGCCGGCCACAACGACTCCCTGATGCTCGGCTTCATCGTCGCGGGTGTCTACTATGCGCTGAAAGACCGCCCGCTCCTCGGCACGGTCTTCGTGGCACTCGCCATCGGCGTCAAACCGATCGCGCTCATCGCCCTGCCGATCATCGGCCTGATCTGGGCCGGTTCGAATGTCGGCTGGGCCGCGATCATCCGCCGGTGGAGCGCGGTGGCCGCCGTCGGCATCGGCGGTGTGGTGCTTCTGGGCTGGGGCATCGGCGTCGGCGTCGGCTGGATCGGCGCGCTCGCCACCCCGGTCACGATCTCGTCGTGGTATGCCCCCGCGAACATCCTCGGCATCAGCATCGGCGGCCTCGCGAACGGGCTCGGGCTATCGGGCGACGCCGCGCAGGTGGCCGTGAAGATGGTGCTGCTGGCTGCGGGATGCGCGGCCGCCGTCTACCTGCTCGTCACGAAGCGGCGCGCTGATCCCTTGTGGCTGCTCGGCAGTTGCTTCGCCGTGATCGTGATCGCGTCTCCCGTCATCCACCCGTGGTACGGGTTGTGGATGCTCACCCTGCTCGCCCTCATCGGGGTTGACCGGCTGTGGCGCATCCGCACCGTGCTCTACGCCACCGCGTTCTTCATGCTGATCGGGCTGGCCGAGCCGATGGATCTCATCCCGCGCCTGGAGCCCGACACGATGATCCCGGTCGCCGTCATCGGCACGGCCATCATCGGGGTGGCCGCGGTGCTGATATCGGCCGAGATGGTGACCCGGCGCACGGTCGCCGTGCGCGGGCTGCGAGTTCCGTCGATCTCGAACTGA
- a CDS encoding class I SAM-dependent methyltransferase: protein MTEFSFDALRRAPDIEADNLFAVDASDRLILDEAAAALDDTVGHPGTVAVIGDNYGALTLGAAAVLDLHGIRVHQDARSSELALAANARRVVDVDLTGRYTNHPLGRELLEGATVVLVQLPRSLAALDDIARAIAGYADPSVVVYAGGRVKHMTPAMNEVLSASFDDVSASLARQKSRVLVARRPRDGVGVALHRREFHADLDLWVCASGNAFAGTKIDIGTRLLIDHLGEMAPDAHTAIDLGCGTGVLAALLARDRGERGLRVIATDQSEAAVDSARETMQANGLADRVDVVRDDALGDFDDNSADLIVLNPPFHVGSTVHAGIALKLFEAAGRVLRPGGELWTVFNSHLSYRAALQRAVGPTRQVDRNPKFTVMVSTGR, encoded by the coding sequence GTGACAGAGTTCTCCTTCGACGCCCTGCGGCGCGCGCCCGACATCGAAGCCGACAACCTGTTCGCGGTCGACGCGAGCGACCGCCTCATCCTCGACGAAGCGGCGGCCGCCCTCGACGACACCGTCGGGCATCCCGGCACGGTCGCGGTGATCGGCGACAACTACGGCGCCCTCACACTCGGTGCCGCCGCAGTGCTCGACCTGCACGGCATCCGGGTGCACCAAGACGCCCGGTCGAGCGAGCTCGCGCTCGCCGCCAACGCCCGGCGGGTCGTCGACGTCGACCTCACCGGCCGCTACACCAACCACCCCCTCGGCCGCGAGCTGCTCGAGGGGGCCACCGTCGTGCTCGTGCAGCTGCCCCGCAGCCTCGCCGCGCTCGACGACATCGCCCGCGCCATCGCCGGCTACGCCGATCCGTCGGTCGTGGTGTACGCCGGCGGCCGTGTGAAGCACATGACGCCGGCGATGAACGAGGTGCTCAGTGCCTCGTTCGACGACGTGAGCGCCTCGCTCGCTCGCCAGAAGTCGCGCGTTCTGGTCGCGCGGCGCCCCCGCGACGGGGTCGGCGTGGCACTGCACCGGCGCGAATTCCACGCCGACCTCGATCTCTGGGTCTGCGCATCCGGCAACGCCTTCGCCGGCACGAAGATCGACATCGGCACGCGCCTGCTGATCGATCATCTCGGTGAGATGGCACCGGATGCGCACACGGCGATCGACCTCGGCTGCGGCACCGGCGTGCTCGCCGCCCTGCTGGCGCGCGACCGGGGCGAGCGCGGGTTGCGGGTCATCGCCACCGATCAGTCGGAGGCCGCCGTCGACTCAGCGCGGGAGACAATGCAAGCCAACGGCCTCGCCGACCGCGTCGACGTGGTGCGCGACGACGCCCTCGGCGACTTCGACGACAACAGTGCCGACCTCATCGTTCTGAATCCGCCCTTCCACGTCGGATCGACGGTGCACGCGGGCATCGCGCTGAAGTTGTTCGAGGCCGCGGGCCGGGTGCTCCGGCCCGGCGGCGAGCTCTGGACCGTGTTCAACTCGCACCTCTCCTACCGCGCGGCGCTGCAGCGGGCGGTCGGGCCGACCCGTCAGGTCGACCGCAATCCGAAGTTCACCGTGATGGTGTCGACCGGGCGCTGA
- a CDS encoding heat shock protein transcriptional repressor HspR: MSDVDENSPLFAIAVAAELAGMHPQTLRQYDRLGLVSPTRTAGKSRRYSMRNVMQLREVARLSSEGVSLEGIARILQLEDQVVELGARVRELESALADELLNRPGRRVFAAGVEGEVISLKHGTRTQRRTELVIWQPDRPE, translated from the coding sequence ATGAGCGACGTGGATGAGAACTCGCCCCTTTTCGCGATCGCGGTCGCCGCCGAACTCGCGGGGATGCACCCGCAGACCCTGCGGCAATACGACCGGCTGGGGCTCGTGAGCCCCACGCGCACGGCCGGCAAGTCGCGCCGCTATTCGATGCGCAACGTCATGCAGTTGCGCGAGGTCGCCCGCCTCTCGTCGGAGGGTGTGTCGCTCGAGGGAATCGCGCGCATCCTGCAGCTCGAGGATCAGGTCGTCGAACTCGGCGCCCGCGTGCGCGAACTCGAATCGGCTCTGGCCGACGAGTTGCTCAACCGGCCGGGTCGCCGCGTCTTCGCCGCCGGCGTGGAGGGCGAGGTCATCTCGCTGAAGCACGGCACCCGCACCCAGCGCCGCACCGAACTCGTGATCTGGCAGCCCGACCGGCCCGAGTGA
- a CDS encoding DnaJ C-terminal domain-containing protein codes for MASQDWFDKDFYKVLGVSKEISDADLKKAYRKLARQYHPDSNQGDAKAEARFKEISEAYSVLSDTEQRKEYDQIRAMGSGARFTAGGGGQGGGFEDVFGGMFGQGGGGARGQSYSYQQAPGGFDDILGGMFGRGGGGGFGAYGPTRGRDVTARTTIDFITAVKGDTIKLQTADGKPITVKIPAGVADQQKIKLRGKGEPSPDGGEPGDIVLTVSVRKHPVFERDGLNLRVNVPVTFVEATLGATIEVPTLGGPPVKLKVAAGTPSGRVLRVKGRGVESSKGKGDLLAVVQVAVPSHLSAAQREALEAFHSVEPAENPRTELLAKARE; via the coding sequence ATGGCTAGCCAGGACTGGTTCGACAAAGACTTCTACAAGGTGCTCGGGGTGTCGAAAGAGATCTCCGACGCCGATCTCAAGAAGGCTTATCGCAAACTGGCCCGGCAGTACCATCCCGACTCGAACCAGGGCGACGCCAAAGCCGAGGCCCGGTTCAAGGAGATCAGCGAGGCCTACTCGGTGCTCTCCGACACCGAGCAGCGCAAAGAGTACGACCAGATCCGCGCCATGGGCTCCGGCGCTCGCTTCACGGCGGGCGGCGGAGGCCAGGGCGGTGGTTTCGAAGACGTCTTCGGCGGCATGTTCGGCCAGGGCGGCGGCGGTGCTCGCGGTCAGAGCTACAGCTACCAGCAGGCTCCGGGCGGCTTCGACGACATTCTGGGCGGTATGTTCGGGCGCGGCGGCGGTGGGGGCTTCGGCGCCTACGGCCCCACTCGAGGCCGGGATGTCACGGCGCGCACCACGATCGACTTCATCACCGCGGTCAAGGGCGACACCATCAAGCTGCAGACAGCGGATGGCAAGCCGATCACGGTGAAGATCCCGGCCGGCGTGGCCGACCAGCAGAAGATCAAGCTGCGCGGCAAGGGCGAACCTTCGCCCGACGGCGGCGAGCCCGGCGACATCGTGCTCACGGTATCGGTGCGCAAGCATCCGGTGTTCGAGCGCGACGGACTGAATCTCCGCGTCAACGTGCCCGTCACGTTCGTGGAGGCGACGCTCGGAGCCACCATCGAGGTGCCGACGCTCGGTGGGCCTCCGGTGAAGTTGAAGGTCGCCGCCGGCACTCCGTCGGGCCGTGTGCTGCGCGTCAAGGGGCGCGGCGTGGAGTCCTCCAAGGGCAAGGGCGACCTGCTCGCGGTGGTGCAGGTGGCGGTGCCGAGTCATCTCTCGGCGGCGCAACGCGAGGCCCTCGAAGCGTTCCACTCCGTGGAACCCGCCGAGAACCCCCGCACCGAGCTCCTCGCCAAGGCGCGGGAGTAA
- a CDS encoding nucleotide exchange factor GrpE, translating to MTDDKNGRPGDDSEGPEEPIIRDKRRIDPETGQVRQPAAESGAPEGAPDSGFIQAEGPDVETTLTDADLSFLSGQTSADELAAERLADLQRVTAEYANYRKRTEANREIERERAVGEVVKVLLPVLDDLDRAEKHGDLTEGGPFAAIATKLRSNVERVGLKPFAAAGEEFDPQVHEAIFQQPSADVETPTIADVVESGYYLGSTLLRAAKVVVAVPNG from the coding sequence ATGACTGACGACAAGAACGGTCGCCCCGGAGACGATTCCGAGGGCCCCGAGGAGCCGATCATCCGCGACAAGCGGCGCATCGACCCCGAGACCGGTCAGGTTCGTCAGCCTGCTGCGGAGTCGGGGGCGCCTGAGGGCGCTCCCGACTCGGGCTTCATCCAGGCTGAAGGACCGGATGTGGAGACCACGTTGACCGATGCCGATCTCTCGTTCCTCTCGGGCCAGACGTCGGCCGACGAACTGGCTGCGGAGCGGCTCGCCGATCTGCAGCGTGTGACCGCGGAGTACGCCAACTACCGCAAGCGCACCGAGGCCAACCGCGAGATCGAGCGCGAGCGCGCGGTCGGCGAGGTCGTGAAGGTGTTGCTTCCGGTGCTCGACGACCTCGACCGGGCCGAGAAGCACGGCGACCTCACCGAGGGCGGCCCCTTCGCGGCCATCGCGACGAAGCTGCGCTCCAACGTCGAGCGGGTGGGCCTCAAGCCTTTCGCCGCAGCGGGCGAGGAGTTCGACCCGCAGGTGCATGAGGCGATCTTCCAGCAGCCGAGCGCCGACGTCGAGACGCCCACGATCGCTGACGTGGTCGAATCCGGGTATTACCTCGGGTCAACGCTGCTACGCGCCGCGAAGGTCGTAGTGGCGGTGCCCAATGGCTAG